Proteins found in one Mytilus edulis chromosome 2, xbMytEdul2.2, whole genome shotgun sequence genomic segment:
- the LOC139510447 gene encoding uncharacterized protein, with protein MSIQIMEVFWTFVLLSHTSALNFHYIKNARQNWFDAKDNCTNMGMELAKFPSELEYDGGVNYIQDMGGTNDVWFGLSSDGTPPYMYKWMDGEPTSWTKWTPDEPNAEASDRCIRLKRNANYGYATRHCSIEYDYLCSFTGSNPIVLTLNDSNVIVSHKTDVIIACSYESTLPVIRIFWSFDNSVTAQETDMGIPGNSGTVIYRIDHAGPDNIGVYQCNVENIFGTERGTVITFSVILDSLNCMEVSSSI; from the exons aTTTCCATTATATAAAAAATGCAAGACAGAACTGGTTTGATGCAAAAGACAATTGCACAAATATGGGCATGGAACTTGCTAAATTTCCTTCAGAGTTGGAATATGACGGCGGTGTTAATTACATACAAGATATGGG aggtacaaatgatgtttggTTTGGATTGTCATCTGATGGCACTCCGCCATATATGTATAAATGGATGGATGGTGAACCTACTTCTTGGACAAAATGGACACCAGATGAACCAAATGCAGAAGCATCTGACCGGTGTATCAGGCTTAAACGTAATGCAAATTACGGCTACGCAACACGTCACTGTAGTATAGAGTATGACTATCTGTGTTCAT TTACGGGGTCAAATCCAATTGTTCTTACCCTTAACGATAGTAATGTAATCGTATCCCACAAAACTGATGTCATCATTGCTTGTTCATATGAATCAACATTACCAGTAATTCGTATTTTCTGGAGTTTTGACAACAGTGTAACAGCACAGGAAACAGATATGGGGATTCCCGGGAATAGCGGAACTGTTATTTATAGAATTGACCATGCTGGTCCTGACAATATTGGAGTATATCAGTGTAATGTGGAGAATATATTTGGAACAGAACGAGGAACTGTGATTACTTTTAGTGTTATTCTTG ATTCACTTAACTGTATGGAGGTTAGTAGTAGTATTTAG